ACGATGTCCGCCGGCGTGGAGAGGAAGGGGATGTTCTGGATCATCTGGAAGCCGATCTCCGGATGACGCCGCATCTCCAGCCACTCGTCGGGGGTGAGCTTGCCGGGCTTGAGCAGCACCGCGTCCGGCACGCCGATCTTCCCGATGTCGTGCAAGAGCGCGCCGCGGCCGATCTCCTCCATCTCCTTGCCGTGGATACCCATGCGGGTGGCGATGGCGGAGGTGTAGCTGACCACGCGCTGGGAGTGGTCGCTCGTCTCGTGCTCGCGCGCGTCCAGGGCCGCCACCAGCGCCAGCAGCGTGTTCTGGTACGTGTTCGCGATGTTGTGCAGCGCGCTGCGCAGCTCGGCGGTGCGGTCGCGCACCTTGCCCTCGAGCTTCTTCTGGTAGCGCTTGCGCGCCATCTCGATGCGGCGCTTGGCGAGCGCGCGTTCAATGGCGCGGATGAGGTCCGTGAGCTTGGGTGGCTTGAGCAGGTAGTCCACCGCGCCCCGGCGTAGACAGTCCACGGCGGACTCGGTGTCGCCGTAGCCGGTGAGCATGATGACGGACGTGTCCGGCAGACGCTCGCGCAGGTTCTCCAGCAGCCAGAGTCCGTCGCGGCCCGGCATCTTCATGTCGCTGATGACGAGCGGCGTCTCTTCTTCACCCGCCACGTCGAGCGCCATCTCGGCGCCGTTGGCCACGACGCAGTTGTAGCCCTCCTCACGGAGGAGCACGGAGATGACGTCGCGGACGGAATCGTCGTCGTCGACGATCAGGATTCTGGGCGGTGCGGGGGGGATGGCTTCCACGGCAGAAGATTCTAGAGGTTTCCAGGGATTAAAGGCGAACGAGTGCGAGAAATCATCACCCTCTCGCCTCCCTGCCATCCAGGGTGGGGTGCGAGCCCTGGTTCCGAAGTGAACGTCTCCGGTTCTTGAAGCATTCCCCGCCTTCCGGAGTAGGGCGGGCAGGCACGCCGCGTCAACCGCGCGCCATCGTCCCCCGGTCATAGCGGAAGGGGGTGAGGTCCACCGAGGGCTTCTCTCCCAGCACGGCCTGGGCGACGAGCTTCGCGGTGATGGGGGCGAGCAGGATGCCGTTGCGGAAATGCCCGGTGGCGAGGAACAGGCCGGGCGAGGGGCCTTCTCCAATGTACGGCAGCGCGTCCTGGGTCCAGGGGCGGAAGCCGGCCCAGGTCTCCGTGATGGGCGCGCTGGCCAGGTCCGGGCACAGCTGTAGCGCCATGTCGAGGATCCGCGCCAGCCCGGCCGCGGTCACCTGCTTGTCGAAGCCCACGTGCTCCATGGTGCTCCCGGCGATGATCCGCCCATCCGCGCGAGGCACCAGGTAGCCCTTCGCGGACGTCACCACCCGCTCCAGCAGCGGCAGCCGCGTCTGCAACTGCACCATCTGTCCGCGCGCCGGGCGCACCGCCTGCGGCGACACGCCCGCACCCTGGACCAGGGACGACCACGAGCCCGCGGCCAGCACCACGGCGTCCGCGCGCAGCACCTCGCCGTCCAGGTCCACGCCCACCGCGCGGCCGTGCTCGTGCACCACGCCGCGCACGTAGCCGCTCTTGAACACCGCGCCCACGCGCGCGGCGGCCATGGTGAGCGCGCGCACGAGGAGCCGGTTGTCGACCTGGTGATCATCCGGGAAGTGCGCGGCGCCCACGGCGGCGGGGGACAGGTGCGGCTCCAGTTCGCGCGCGGCCTTGCCGTCGAGCAGCTCGGCGCGCAGCCCCATGCCGTGCTGCCAGCCCACGGTGGACTCCACGTGATGGAGGTCCGCTTCGTCGAACGCGACGCGAAGCAGGCCGCACGGCCGGTACGCGATGTCCACGCCGGAGAGTTCGCGCAGCTCCGCGGCGAAGCTTCCGTAGAGGGCGCGGCTTCGCAGGCACAGCTCGAAGAAGGGGCCCGGTCCTTCGGACTCCCACTGGGGCGCGAGGATGCCGCCGGCGGCGCTGGAGGCTTCGGCGCCGGGGATGGAGCGCTCCAGCACCGTCACGCGCGCACCGGCCTGACGGAGTTTGAGCGCGATGCCACAGCCCATCACACCACCGCCCACCACGAGGACGTCGGAGGTTGCCATGCGCCGCTTGTGCTCAAGCGAGCACGGGTTTGCAAGCATCAAGACAGGCCATGACCCGGGGCGACTTGACGCTGAGGCCTCCGGTCGTTAACCCTAGGGCCGTGCGTTCCACGTCCCTGCATCATCACCATGCGCATCATCGGCCGGCCCATGACGGGACCGTTCGCCGCGCGCATGCCTGGGTGACGCACTAGAACGCACCCACTTCCGGCAGATGCCGCAGTGATCGAAGGCCCGTCCCCCCAGGACGGGCCTTTTTTCGTTTCCGCCACCGCAGTCCCCCGAGCCCACCCATGTTGAAGATTGCCCTGCCCAACAAAGGACGTCTGTCCGAGGAAGTGCGCGAACTGTTCAACGACGCGGGCCTGGAGGTGCGCGCTCGGGGCGAGCGGGCCCTCACCGCGTCCCTGGGCGGCGAGTTCGAAGCCATCTTCGTCCGCGCCCAGGACATCCCGGAGTTCGTCGCGGACGGCGCCGCGCAAGCGGGAGTCACCGGCTGGGACCTGGTGAACGAGGCCGGGCGCGAGCTGGAGCCGCTGATGGACCTGGAGTTCGGCCGCTGCAGGCTGGTGGTGGCCGCGCGCGACGAGAGCGGCATCTCTCGCGTGGAGGACGTGAAGGAGGGGATGCGGGTGGCCTCCTGCTTCCCCCGGCTGACCCAGGCCTTCTTCCAGCAGCGAGGGCAGAAGGTGACGGTGGTGCCGGTGAGCGGCGCGGCGGAGATCGCTCCGCACCTGGGCATCGCGGACATCGTGGTGGACCTCACGTCCACGGGGTCCACGTTGAAGATGAATGGACTGAAGGAAGTGGCCACCGTGCTGGAGTCGAGCGCCCGGCTGGTGGCGTGTCCGCGCAACGGCACGGAGGCGCGGCGCGCGCTGGAGGAACTGACGCAGGCGCTGGGGTCGGTGCTGGCGGCGCGCGGGCGGCGCTACCTGATGGCCAACGTCCCGAAGACGTCCCTGGAGCAGGTGCGCGAGGTGCTGCCCGGCCTCAACGGCCCCACGGTGGTGGACGTGATGAACGGGGGCCACTTCGTCGCGGTGCACGCGGTGGTCTCGTCGCGGAACCTCTATCGCACGGTGAATGCGCTGAAGGCGCTGGGCGGGCAGGGCATCCTCGTCACGCGCATCGAGAGGTTGATGGCATGAGCGCCTCCGTCCTCAAGTACCAGGGGGCCTTGTCCTCGCTGGCGCCCGACGCGCGGCGGAGGTTGCTGGCGCGCACGGGAGAGTCGGATGCGCTGGTGGCTTCCCGCGTCCAGGCACTGATTGCCCGCGTTCGTACGGAAGGCGACCGGGCCCTCTTCGACTTCGCTCGGGAGTTCGACCGCGTGGAGCTGGCGGCCCTGGAGGTTCCGCGTGAACGGTGGAGCGCGGCGTTGGAGTCGATTCCCTCCGACGTGCGCGAGGCGCTGACCCGCGCGGCACGCAACATCGCCCGGGCGCATGCGGCGCAGAGGCCCCAGGCCATCGAGGTGGAGACGGAGCCCGGGGTCATCGTGGGGCGCCGGCCGGATCCGCTGAGCCGCGTTGGCGTGTATGCCCCTGGTGGCCGGGCGGTGTACCCCAGCAGCGTGCTCATGGGCGTGGTCCCCGCGAAGGTCGCGGGTGTGGGCGAGATCATCGTCTGCTCACCGCCGGGGACGGACGGTCTTCCCAGTGCGGGCGTGCTCGCGGCGGCGGCGCTCGCGGGCGCGGATCGGGTGTTCGCATTGGGAGGTGCGGGCGCGGTGGCCGCGCTGGCCTACGGAACCCAGAGCGTTCCCCGCGTGGACCGCATTGTCGGACCGGGCAACGCGTACGTGGCGGCGGCGAAGCTCCAGGTGGTGGACGCTGTCGCCATCGACGCGCCCGCGGGCCCGAGCGAAATCCTCGTGGTCGCCGACGCGAGCGCCCGTCCGGACGCGGTGGCGCGTGAGTTGTTGGCCCAGGCGGAGCACGACCCCGAGGCCTGCTGCGTGGCGTTGGTGGTGGGCGCTCCGCTGGCGCAGGCGGTGCGGGACGCGGTTGCGCAGCAGGCCCGCGTCGCCCGGCGCGGCGACATCGTCCTGTCTGCGCTGGGGAGCAGGGGCGCGGTGCTGCGCATCGACTCGCTGGAGGAGGCGTGGCCCTTCGTCGCGGAGTTCGCTCCGGAGCACCTGCTGCTCGCGACGGCGACGCCCACGGAGGACCTGGCGCGGGTTCGCAACGCGGGCACGGTGTTCGTGGGACAGCGCGCGTCGGTGGCCTTCGGTGACTACCTCACCGGTGCGAACCACGTGCTGCCCACGGCGGGACTGGCTCGGGCGTACTCGGGACTGAGCGTGCTGGACTTCTACCGGTGGACCACGTGGCAACGCGTGACACCGGAAGCGGCGGCGGCGATGGCGGACGACGTGGGAACTCTGGCCGACAGCGAGGGCCTCTTCGCCCACGCGGCCGCGGCTCGGGCCTGGAGGGTGCCGTGATTCCATTTCGCGAGACGTATCGGGACATCCCTCTGTACTCCCCGGCGAAGAAGCCGTGCCGGGTGGACCTGAGTGACAACACCAACCTCTTCGGCGCACCGCCGTCCGCGGATCGCGTGCTGCGAGAGGAGGGCTTCCTTCGGCTGGCCCGCTATCCCGCCGGCTATGCGCCGGACCTGAAGCGCGCCGTGGCCACGTACGCGGGTGTCTCGGTGGAGAACGTGACGACGGGCTGCGGCTCGGACGACGTCATTGACTGCGCGCTGCGAGCCTTCCTGGAGCCCGGGGACGCGGTGGCCTTTCCGGATCCCACGTTCGTGATGGTGCCCATGTACGCCCGGTTGAGCGCGCTCAAGCCGGTGCCCGTGCCGTTGCGCGCGGATCATGATCTGGACGTGAACGGCCTGCTCGCCACGGGGGCGAAGCTCATCTACGTGTGCACGCCCAACAACCCCACCGGCACGGTGGCCTCGCGCGCGGCGGTGGAGCGGCTGGTGGACTCCGCTCCGGGCGTGGTGCTCATTGATCAGGCGTACGTGGAGTTCACGCGGGGCGGGGACTTCCTCGACCTGGCTCGGACGCGGCCCAACGTGCTGGTGACGCGCACGATGTCCAAGGCGTTCGGACTCGCGGGCCTGCGGGTGGGGTGGGGCGTCGGGGCACCGTCGCTGGTTGCGGAGGTGGAGAAGGCCCGGGGTCCGTACAAGCACACGGCGCTGGGCGAGGCCGTGGCTGTGGCCGCGCTCACGGATGACGTCCCGTGGATGGAGGCCTGTGCGGCGGAGGCGGTGGAGAACCGCGAGCGGCTGCGCGGCGCCTTGAAGGCGCTGGGGTTGGAGCCGCTCCCTTCGGAAGGGAACTTCCTCCTCGTCCCCGTGCCGGATGCGCCTCGGGTGGGCGAGGCGCTGCGGGAGCGCAACGTGAACGTACGGGTGTTCGAAGGGCTCACGGGCGTGGGCGATGCGTTGCGCATCGGCTGCGGTCCCTGGCCGATGATGGCTTCGGCGCTGAAGGCCCTGAAGGAGGTGCTGTGATGCGGGTGACCCTGTTCGACTATGGCGCCGGCAACCTGCACTCGCTGATCAAGGCGCTGGCCACCACGCCCGGCGCGGACGTGCGCGTGCAGGAGGATCCGCTGCGCGCGCTGGATACGGACGTCCTGGTGCTTCCCGGCGTCGGGGCGTTCGGTTCGGCGGCAGCGAGGCTCGCTCCGGGACGCGAGGCGATGCGCAAGGCGCTGGACGCCGGTCTGCCGTGCCTGGGCATCTGCCTGGGCATGCAGCTGCTCTTCGACGAGAGCGACGAGGGGGCAGGGCAGGGACTCGGCTACTTCCCGGGTCGGGTGACGCGGCTGGCCGCGCGGCATGTTCCGCAGATTGGCTGGAACGACGTGGAGGAGGACCGGGCGCTCCAGTCCGCGCGGTTGTCCACCGTGTACTACGCGCACAGCTTTGTCTGCCGTGCCGTGGAGTCTCGCGAAGTGGTGGGCTGGACAACGCACGAGGGCGACCGGTTCCCCGCCTCCGTGCGGCGCGGGAACGTGCTGGGCGTGCAGTTCCACCCGGAGAAGTCCTCCCACGCGGGCGTGCGCTTCGTGCAGGCGTTCCTCCAGGAGGTGTCCTCATGATCGCCATCCCGGCCATCGACCTGCGGGAAGGGGCGTGCGTGCAGCTCGTGGGTGGCTCCTACGAGGCGGAGCGCGTGCGCGTGAAGGATCCGCTGGATGCCTTGAAGCAGTGGCTCGCGCTGGGCTTCCGCACGTTCCACGTCGTGGATCTGGACGCGGCGCTGGGCAAGGGCTCCAACGCGGATGCGGTGGCTCGGCTGGTGTCGCATGCCCCGGACCTCACGTTCACGGTGGGCGGCGGTGTTCGTGAGGCCTCGCGCGTGGAGGCGGTGCTCGCGGACGGGGCGTCTTCGGTCGTCGTGGGGACCCGGGCCATCGAGGACCTGGCCTGGCTCACGGAGGTCTCGGAGCGCTTCCCCGGCCGCGTGGTGGTCGCCGCGGACGTGAAGGGCCGCGAGGTCGTGACGCGCGGTTGGACGTCCGGCAGCGCGCGCGACATCCGCGACGTGCTGTCCGCGCTGGAGCCCCTGTCGCTGGGCGGGATGCTCGTCACGGCGGTGCACAAGGAGGGGCAGCTGGGCGGCGTGGACCTGCCCTTGATGGAGGAGGTGGTCCGTTCGAGCCGGCACCGGCTCTACGCCTCCGGTGGGGTGACGACGATCGAGGACCTGCGCTCGCTGGCGAAGGTGGGCGCATACGGGGCGGTGGTGGGCATGGCGCTGTACACGGGGCGGTTGGATGCGCGCGCGGTCGCGCGGGAGTTCACGCAATGAGCACGGTCACCACGGTCGTTCGCGAAACGAAGGAGACCCAGGTCACGGTGGAGCTGGCTCGCGGAACCGGCGTGGCCCGGGTGGACACGGGCCTCAAGTTCTTCGACCACATGCTCGCCACGTTCGCGCGCTACGCGGGGCTGGACCTGACCCTGCGCGCTCGCGGCGACCTGCGCCACCACCTGATGGAGGACGTGGCCATCACCCTGGGCACCGCCGTCCAGCGCGTCATCCCCGCTACCGCCGCGCGCTACGGCGAGCGCACCCTGCCCATGGATGACGCCCTGGTGCAGGCGTGCCTGGACGCGGGCGGGCGCTTCTTCTACCGGGGCCCGTTGAAGAACCGGCTGTACGAGCACTGGATGCGCTCCTTCTGCGAGCACTCGCGCATCACGCTCCACCTGCGCGTGCTTCGCGGCAAGGACAGCCACCACCTCACCGAAGCGGCCTTCAAGGCGCTGGGGCTCGCGCTGCGCGACGCGATGGTGGACTCCGGCGTCGTCTTCAGCATGAAGGGCAGTGTCTCCCTGGAGGTGAAGTGATGCTCCGTCGACGGATCATCGTGTGCCTGGACGTGAAGGGCGGCCGCGTGGTGAAGGGCGTCCAGTTCGAAGGACTGCGCGACGTGGGCGACCCCGTGGAACTGGCCCAACGCTATGAGGAGGCCGGCGCGGACGAGGTGACCTTCCTGGACATCTCCGCGAGCACAGAGGAGCGCCAGACGCTGTGGGACCTGGTCCAGCGCACCGCGGAGCGCCTCTTCATCCCGCTCACGGTGGGCGGAGGCGTGCGCACCGTGGACGACGTGGGCCGCGCGCTGAGGGCCGGCGCGGACAAGGTGAGCATCAACTCCGCGGCAGTGGCCACGCCGGAGCTGCTCACCGGATGCGCGGAGCGCTTCGGCGCCCAGTGCGTGGTGGCCAGCATCGACGCGAAGCGCGAGGGAGACCGCTACCGCGTCTATACACACGGCGGCCGGCGGCCCACCGACCTGGACGCCGTGGCCTGGGCGAAGGAATGCGTCCGGC
The sequence above is a segment of the Corallococcus exiguus genome. Coding sequences within it:
- a CDS encoding 1-(5-phosphoribosyl)-5-[(5-phosphoribosylamino)methylideneamino]imidazole-4-carboxamide isomerase, translating into MIAIPAIDLREGACVQLVGGSYEAERVRVKDPLDALKQWLALGFRTFHVVDLDAALGKGSNADAVARLVSHAPDLTFTVGGGVREASRVEAVLADGASSVVVGTRAIEDLAWLTEVSERFPGRVVVAADVKGREVVTRGWTSGSARDIRDVLSALEPLSLGGMLVTAVHKEGQLGGVDLPLMEEVVRSSRHRLYASGGVTTIEDLRSLAKVGAYGAVVGMALYTGRLDARAVAREFTQ
- the thiO gene encoding glycine oxidase ThiO; this translates as MATSDVLVVGGGVMGCGIALKLRQAGARVTVLERSIPGAEASSAAGGILAPQWESEGPGPFFELCLRSRALYGSFAAELRELSGVDIAYRPCGLLRVAFDEADLHHVESTVGWQHGMGLRAELLDGKAARELEPHLSPAAVGAAHFPDDHQVDNRLLVRALTMAAARVGAVFKSGYVRGVVHEHGRAVGVDLDGEVLRADAVVLAAGSWSSLVQGAGVSPQAVRPARGQMVQLQTRLPLLERVVTSAKGYLVPRADGRIIAGSTMEHVGFDKQVTAAGLARILDMALQLCPDLASAPITETWAGFRPWTQDALPYIGEGPSPGLFLATGHFRNGILLAPITAKLVAQAVLGEKPSVDLTPFRYDRGTMARG
- a CDS encoding imidazoleglycerol-phosphate dehydratase, which codes for MSTVTTVVRETKETQVTVELARGTGVARVDTGLKFFDHMLATFARYAGLDLTLRARGDLRHHLMEDVAITLGTAVQRVIPATAARYGERTLPMDDALVQACLDAGGRFFYRGPLKNRLYEHWMRSFCEHSRITLHLRVLRGKDSHHLTEAAFKALGLALRDAMVDSGVVFSMKGSVSLEVK
- a CDS encoding pyridoxal phosphate-dependent aminotransferase; translation: MIPFRETYRDIPLYSPAKKPCRVDLSDNTNLFGAPPSADRVLREEGFLRLARYPAGYAPDLKRAVATYAGVSVENVTTGCGSDDVIDCALRAFLEPGDAVAFPDPTFVMVPMYARLSALKPVPVPLRADHDLDVNGLLATGAKLIYVCTPNNPTGTVASRAAVERLVDSAPGVVLIDQAYVEFTRGGDFLDLARTRPNVLVTRTMSKAFGLAGLRVGWGVGAPSLVAEVEKARGPYKHTALGEAVAVAALTDDVPWMEACAAEAVENRERLRGALKALGLEPLPSEGNFLLVPVPDAPRVGEALRERNVNVRVFEGLTGVGDALRIGCGPWPMMASALKALKEVL
- the hisD gene encoding histidinol dehydrogenase, producing MSASVLKYQGALSSLAPDARRRLLARTGESDALVASRVQALIARVRTEGDRALFDFAREFDRVELAALEVPRERWSAALESIPSDVREALTRAARNIARAHAAQRPQAIEVETEPGVIVGRRPDPLSRVGVYAPGGRAVYPSSVLMGVVPAKVAGVGEIIVCSPPGTDGLPSAGVLAAAALAGADRVFALGGAGAVAALAYGTQSVPRVDRIVGPGNAYVAAAKLQVVDAVAIDAPAGPSEILVVADASARPDAVARELLAQAEHDPEACCVALVVGAPLAQAVRDAVAQQARVARRGDIVLSALGSRGAVLRIDSLEEAWPFVAEFAPEHLLLATATPTEDLARVRNAGTVFVGQRASVAFGDYLTGANHVLPTAGLARAYSGLSVLDFYRWTTWQRVTPEAAAAMADDVGTLADSEGLFAHAAAARAWRVP
- the hisG gene encoding ATP phosphoribosyltransferase, yielding MLKIALPNKGRLSEEVRELFNDAGLEVRARGERALTASLGGEFEAIFVRAQDIPEFVADGAAQAGVTGWDLVNEAGRELEPLMDLEFGRCRLVVAARDESGISRVEDVKEGMRVASCFPRLTQAFFQQRGQKVTVVPVSGAAEIAPHLGIADIVVDLTSTGSTLKMNGLKEVATVLESSARLVACPRNGTEARRALEELTQALGSVLAARGRRYLMANVPKTSLEQVREVLPGLNGPTVVDVMNGGHFVAVHAVVSSRNLYRTVNALKALGGQGILVTRIERLMA
- the hisH gene encoding imidazole glycerol phosphate synthase subunit HisH, translating into MRVTLFDYGAGNLHSLIKALATTPGADVRVQEDPLRALDTDVLVLPGVGAFGSAAARLAPGREAMRKALDAGLPCLGICLGMQLLFDESDEGAGQGLGYFPGRVTRLAARHVPQIGWNDVEEDRALQSARLSTVYYAHSFVCRAVESREVVGWTTHEGDRFPASVRRGNVLGVQFHPEKSSHAGVRFVQAFLQEVSS
- a CDS encoding HD-GYP domain-containing protein, translated to MEAIPPAPPRILIVDDDDSVRDVISVLLREEGYNCVVANGAEMALDVAGEEETPLVISDMKMPGRDGLWLLENLRERLPDTSVIMLTGYGDTESAVDCLRRGAVDYLLKPPKLTDLIRAIERALAKRRIEMARKRYQKKLEGKVRDRTAELRSALHNIANTYQNTLLALVAALDAREHETSDHSQRVVSYTSAIATRMGIHGKEMEEIGRGALLHDIGKIGVPDAVLLKPGKLTPDEWLEMRRHPEIGFQMIQNIPFLSTPADIVLSHQERFDGAGYPRNLQRNEIHIGARIFAVADTLDAMTSDRPYRKGTTFANAIQEIKRCANTQFDPDVVKAFLDIGEEGLIRIKKEMAEKKLNPMQAAADAAESEAELARLTDLDDEPDSPPVGSTATPIGAPPVAIRSASGTEG
- the hisF gene encoding imidazole glycerol phosphate synthase subunit HisF produces the protein MLRRRIIVCLDVKGGRVVKGVQFEGLRDVGDPVELAQRYEEAGADEVTFLDISASTEERQTLWDLVQRTAERLFIPLTVGGGVRTVDDVGRALRAGADKVSINSAAVATPELLTGCAERFGAQCVVASIDAKREGDRYRVYTHGGRRPTDLDAVAWAKECVRRGAGEVLLTSIDRDGARTGYDLDLTRAVAEAVDVPVIASGGAGRAEHVRDALTLGAADAALVAGILHDGLTTVGALKSLLNDNGIAIRSTT